Proteins found in one Lonchura striata isolate bLonStr1 chromosome 27, bLonStr1.mat, whole genome shotgun sequence genomic segment:
- the BLOC1S1 gene encoding biogenesis of lysosome-related organelles complex 1 subunit 1, whose product MLSRLLKEHQARQSERRELQERRRRDAIAAATRLTEALVDHLNVGVAQAYVNQRKLEQEVKTLQAQAAQFARQSGHWIAMVESFNQALKEIGDVENWARSIELDMRTIATALEYVHKGQLQPPCS is encoded by the exons ATGCTGTCCCGGCTGCTGAAGGAGCACCAGGCCCGGCAGAGCGAGCGGCGCGAGCTGCAGG AGCGGCGCCGCAGGGACGCCATCGCGGCCGCCACGCGGCTGACCGAGGCCCTGGTGGATCACCTGAACGTGGG ggtggcgCAGGCCTACGTGAACCAGCgcaagctggagcaggaggtgaAGACGCTGCAGGCGCAGGCGGCGCAGTTCGCGCGCCAGAGCGGCCACTGGATCGCCATGGTGGAGAGCTTCAACCAGGCCCTCAAg gaGATCGGCGACGTGGAGAACTGGGCCAGGAGCATCGAGCTGGACATGAGGACCATCGCCACCGCCCTGGAGTACGTCCAcaaggggcagctgcagccccccTGCTCCTGA